The Accipiter gentilis chromosome 14, bAccGen1.1, whole genome shotgun sequence genome contains a region encoding:
- the EZH2 gene encoding histone-lysine N-methyltransferase EZH2 isoform X5 — protein MYSWSPLQQNFMVEDETVLHNIPYMGDEVLDQDGTFIEELIKNYDGKVHGDRECGFINDEIFVELVNALGQYSDDEDDDEGDDNPDERDDKQKDREGNRMEKESHPPRRFPSDKIFEAISSMFPDKGTAEELKEKYKELTEQQLPGALPPECTPNIDGPNAKSVQREQSLHSFHTLFCRRCFKYDCFLHPFHATPNTYKRKNTETALDNKPCGPHCYQHLEGAKEFAAALTAERIKTPPKRPGGRRRGRLPNNTSRPSTPTINVLESKDTDSDREAGTETGGENNDKEEEEKKDETSSSSEANSRCQTPIKMKPNIEPPENVEWSGAEASMFRVLIGTYYDNFCAIARLIGTKTCRQVYEFRVKESSIIAPVPAEDVDTPPRKKKRKHRLWAAHCRKIQLKKDGSSNHVYNYQPCDHPRQPCDSSCPCVIAQNFCEKFCQCSSECQNRFPGCRCKAQCNTKQCPCYLAVRECDPDLCLTCGAADHWDSKNVSCKNCSIQRGSKKHLLLAPSDVAGWGIFIKDPVQKNEFISEYCGEIISQDEADRRGKVYDKYMCSFLFNLNNDFVVDATRKGNKIRFANHSVNPNCYAKVMMVNGDHRIGIFAKRAIQTGEELFFDYRYSQADALKYVGIEREMEIP, from the exons ATGTATTCTTGGTCTCCCCTTCAACAGAATTTTATG GTAGAGGATGAAACAGTTTTACATAACATTCCGTATATGGGAGATGAAGTGCTTGACCAGGATGGTACCTTTATTGAAGAACTGATCAAGAACTATGATGGGAAAGTGCATGGAGACAGAG AATGTGGATTTATCAATGATGAAATATTTGTTGAGCTGGTCAATGCACTTGGTCAATAtagtgatgatgaagatgatgatgagggAGATGACAATCCTGATGAAAGAGATGACAAGCAAAAAGATCGGGAAGGTAACAGGATGG agaaagaaagccACCCACCTCGGAGATTTCCTTCTGACAAGATATTTGAAGCCATTTCCTCGATGTTTCCAGACAAGGGTACAGCAGAAGAATTGAAAGAGAA ataCAAAGAACTCACTGAGCAGCAGCTTCCTGGAGCTCTTCCTCCTGAGTGCACACCAAACATAGATGGACCAAATGCTAAATCTGTTCAGAGGGAGCAAAGTCTACACTCTTTTCACACACTCTTCTGTAGACGCTGTTTTAAATATGATTGCTTCTTACATC CATTCCATGCAACTCCTAATACTTATAAACGAAAGAATACAGAAACAGCATTAGATAATAAACCTTGTGGACCGCACTGTTACCAACATCTG GAAGGTGCAAAGGAGTTTGCAGCTGCCTTGACTGCTGAGCGTATAAAGACACCACCAAAGCGCCCAGGTGGCCGCCGAAGGGGAAGACTTCCAAACAACACCAGCAGACCCAGCACGCCAACAATAAATGTATTAGAATCAAAAGACACAGATAGTGATAGAGAAGCTGGAACTGAAACTGGAGGAGAAAACAAtgataaagaagaagaagaaaagaaagatgaaacatCCAGTTCCTCTG AAGCAAATTCTAGGTGTCAGACACCGATAAAGATGAAGCCAAATATTGAGCCTCCGGAGAATGTGGAATGGAGTGGTGCAGAAGCCTCAATGTTTAGAGTTCTTATTGGTACCTACTATGACAACTTCTGTGCAATTGCCAGACTGATTGGGACCAAAACATGCAGGCAG GTGTATGAGTTTAGAGTAAAGGAATCTAGTATTATTGCTCCAGTCCCTGCTGAAGATGTTGATACTcctcccagaaagaagaaaaggaaacacag GTTGTGGGCTGCTCATTGCAGAAAGATACAGCTGAAAAAGG ATGGGTCGTCGAATCACGTTTACAACTATCAGCCATGTGATCATCCACGTCAGCCTTGTGATAGCTCATGCCCATGTGTAATTGCGCAAAACTTCTGTGAGAAGTTTTGTCAGTGCAGCTCAGAAT GCCAAAACAGGTTTCCTGGATGTCGTTGTAAAGCACAGTGCAACACTAAGCAGTGTCCATGTTACCTAGCTGTACGGGAATGTGATCCTGACCTGTGTTTAACATGTGGAGCAGCCGACCACTGGGACAGCAAAAATGTGTCTTGCAAGAACTGCAGCATTCAGAGAGGATCCAAAAAA CACTTGCTATTGGCACCTTCAGATGTGGCAGGCTGGGGAATTTTCATCAAAGATCCTGTACAGAAGAATGAATTCATCTCAGAGTACTGTGGTGAG ATTATTTCTCAGGATGAAGcagacagaagaggaaaagtaTATGACAAATACATGTGCAGCTTTCTGTTTAACTTGAATAATG ATTTTGTGGTTGATGCAACACGCAAGGGCAACAAAATTAGATTTGCAAACCATTCAGTAAATCCCAACTGCTATGCAAAAG ttaTGATGGTTAATGGCGATCACAGAATAGGAATATTTGCTAAAAGAGCCATTCAGACTGGTGAAGAACTGTTCTTTGACTACAG atataGCCAAGCTGACGCCCTTAAGTATGTGGGcattgaaagagaaatggaaatccCTTGA
- the EZH2 gene encoding histone-lysine N-methyltransferase EZH2 isoform X2 gives MFICGNNKASSEGIIMGQTGKKSEKGPICWRKRVKSEYMRLRQLKRFRRADEVKSMFNSNRQKIMERTEILNQEWKQRRIQPVHIMTSVSSLRGTRECSVTSDIDFPKQVIPLKTLNAVASVPIMYSWSPLQQNFMVEDETVLHNIPYMGDEVLDQDGTFIEELIKNYDGKVHGDRECGFINDEIFVELVNALGQYSDDEDDDEGDDNPDERDDKQKDREEKESHPPRRFPSDKIFEAISSMFPDKGTAEELKEKYKELTEQQLPGALPPECTPNIDGPNAKSVQREQSLHSFHTLFCRRCFKYDCFLHPFHATPNTYKRKNTETALDNKPCGPHCYQHLEGAKEFAAALTAERIKTPPKRPGGRRRGRLPNNTSRPSTPTINVLESKDTDSDREAGTETGGENNDKEEEEKKDETSSSSEANSRCQTPIKMKPNIEPPENVEWSGAEASMFRVLIGTYYDNFCAIARLIGTKTCRQVYEFRVKESSIIAPVPAEDVDTPPRKKKRKHRLWAAHCRKIQLKKDGSSNHVYNYQPCDHPRQPCDSSCPCVIAQNFCEKFCQCSSECQNRFPGCRCKAQCNTKQCPCYLAVRECDPDLCLTCGAADHWDSKNVSCKNCSIQRGSKKHLLLAPSDVAGWGIFIKDPVQKNEFISEYCGEIISQDEADRRGKVYDKYMCSFLFNLNNDFVVDATRKGNKIRFANHSVNPNCYAKVMMVNGDHRIGIFAKRAIQTGEELFFDYRYSQADALKYVGIEREMEIP, from the exons GATAATCATGGGTCAAACCGGAAAAAAGTCTGAGAAGGGACCAATTTGTTGGCGAAAACGTGTGAAATCAGAATATATGAGACTGAGGCAGCTCAAGAGGTTTCGACGTGCAGATGAAGTAAAG AGTATGTTTAATTCTAATCGTCAGAAGATAATGGAAAGAACTGAAATCTTAAATCAAGAATGGAAACAACGTAGGATACAGCCTGTTCACATCATGACTTCTGTGAGCTCATTGCGCGGGACCAGGGAG TGCTCTGTGACCAGTGATATAGATTTTCCAAAACAAGTCATCCCACTGAAGACTCTAAATGCTGTTGCTTCTGTGCCTATAATGTATTCTTGGTCTCCCCTTCAACAGAATTTTATG GTAGAGGATGAAACAGTTTTACATAACATTCCGTATATGGGAGATGAAGTGCTTGACCAGGATGGTACCTTTATTGAAGAACTGATCAAGAACTATGATGGGAAAGTGCATGGAGACAGAG AATGTGGATTTATCAATGATGAAATATTTGTTGAGCTGGTCAATGCACTTGGTCAATAtagtgatgatgaagatgatgatgagggAGATGACAATCCTGATGAAAGAGATGACAAGCAAAAAGATCGGGAAG agaaagaaagccACCCACCTCGGAGATTTCCTTCTGACAAGATATTTGAAGCCATTTCCTCGATGTTTCCAGACAAGGGTACAGCAGAAGAATTGAAAGAGAA ataCAAAGAACTCACTGAGCAGCAGCTTCCTGGAGCTCTTCCTCCTGAGTGCACACCAAACATAGATGGACCAAATGCTAAATCTGTTCAGAGGGAGCAAAGTCTACACTCTTTTCACACACTCTTCTGTAGACGCTGTTTTAAATATGATTGCTTCTTACATC CATTCCATGCAACTCCTAATACTTATAAACGAAAGAATACAGAAACAGCATTAGATAATAAACCTTGTGGACCGCACTGTTACCAACATCTG GAAGGTGCAAAGGAGTTTGCAGCTGCCTTGACTGCTGAGCGTATAAAGACACCACCAAAGCGCCCAGGTGGCCGCCGAAGGGGAAGACTTCCAAACAACACCAGCAGACCCAGCACGCCAACAATAAATGTATTAGAATCAAAAGACACAGATAGTGATAGAGAAGCTGGAACTGAAACTGGAGGAGAAAACAAtgataaagaagaagaagaaaagaaagatgaaacatCCAGTTCCTCTG AAGCAAATTCTAGGTGTCAGACACCGATAAAGATGAAGCCAAATATTGAGCCTCCGGAGAATGTGGAATGGAGTGGTGCAGAAGCCTCAATGTTTAGAGTTCTTATTGGTACCTACTATGACAACTTCTGTGCAATTGCCAGACTGATTGGGACCAAAACATGCAGGCAG GTGTATGAGTTTAGAGTAAAGGAATCTAGTATTATTGCTCCAGTCCCTGCTGAAGATGTTGATACTcctcccagaaagaagaaaaggaaacacag GTTGTGGGCTGCTCATTGCAGAAAGATACAGCTGAAAAAGG ATGGGTCGTCGAATCACGTTTACAACTATCAGCCATGTGATCATCCACGTCAGCCTTGTGATAGCTCATGCCCATGTGTAATTGCGCAAAACTTCTGTGAGAAGTTTTGTCAGTGCAGCTCAGAAT GCCAAAACAGGTTTCCTGGATGTCGTTGTAAAGCACAGTGCAACACTAAGCAGTGTCCATGTTACCTAGCTGTACGGGAATGTGATCCTGACCTGTGTTTAACATGTGGAGCAGCCGACCACTGGGACAGCAAAAATGTGTCTTGCAAGAACTGCAGCATTCAGAGAGGATCCAAAAAA CACTTGCTATTGGCACCTTCAGATGTGGCAGGCTGGGGAATTTTCATCAAAGATCCTGTACAGAAGAATGAATTCATCTCAGAGTACTGTGGTGAG ATTATTTCTCAGGATGAAGcagacagaagaggaaaagtaTATGACAAATACATGTGCAGCTTTCTGTTTAACTTGAATAATG ATTTTGTGGTTGATGCAACACGCAAGGGCAACAAAATTAGATTTGCAAACCATTCAGTAAATCCCAACTGCTATGCAAAAG ttaTGATGGTTAATGGCGATCACAGAATAGGAATATTTGCTAAAAGAGCCATTCAGACTGGTGAAGAACTGTTCTTTGACTACAG atataGCCAAGCTGACGCCCTTAAGTATGTGGGcattgaaagagaaatggaaatccCTTGA
- the EZH2 gene encoding histone-lysine N-methyltransferase EZH2 isoform X3 yields MFICGNNKASSEGIIMGQTGKKSEKGPICWRKRVKSEYMRLRQLKRFRRADEVKSMFNSNRQKIMERTEILNQEWKQRRIQPVHIMTSCSVTSDIDFPKQVIPLKTLNAVASVPIMYSWSPLQQNFMVEDETVLHNIPYMGDEVLDQDGTFIEELIKNYDGKVHGDRECGFINDEIFVELVNALGQYSDDEDDDEGDDNPDERDDKQKDREGNRMEKESHPPRRFPSDKIFEAISSMFPDKGTAEELKEKYKELTEQQLPGALPPECTPNIDGPNAKSVQREQSLHSFHTLFCRRCFKYDCFLHPFHATPNTYKRKNTETALDNKPCGPHCYQHLEGAKEFAAALTAERIKTPPKRPGGRRRGRLPNNTSRPSTPTINVLESKDTDSDREAGTETGGENNDKEEEEKKDETSSSSEANSRCQTPIKMKPNIEPPENVEWSGAEASMFRVLIGTYYDNFCAIARLIGTKTCRQVYEFRVKESSIIAPVPAEDVDTPPRKKKRKHRLWAAHCRKIQLKKDGSSNHVYNYQPCDHPRQPCDSSCPCVIAQNFCEKFCQCSSECQNRFPGCRCKAQCNTKQCPCYLAVRECDPDLCLTCGAADHWDSKNVSCKNCSIQRGSKKHLLLAPSDVAGWGIFIKDPVQKNEFISEYCGEIISQDEADRRGKVYDKYMCSFLFNLNNDFVVDATRKGNKIRFANHSVNPNCYAKVMMVNGDHRIGIFAKRAIQTGEELFFDYRYSQADALKYVGIEREMEIP; encoded by the exons GATAATCATGGGTCAAACCGGAAAAAAGTCTGAGAAGGGACCAATTTGTTGGCGAAAACGTGTGAAATCAGAATATATGAGACTGAGGCAGCTCAAGAGGTTTCGACGTGCAGATGAAGTAAAG AGTATGTTTAATTCTAATCGTCAGAAGATAATGGAAAGAACTGAAATCTTAAATCAAGAATGGAAACAACGTAGGATACAGCCTGTTCACATCATGACTTCT TGCTCTGTGACCAGTGATATAGATTTTCCAAAACAAGTCATCCCACTGAAGACTCTAAATGCTGTTGCTTCTGTGCCTATAATGTATTCTTGGTCTCCCCTTCAACAGAATTTTATG GTAGAGGATGAAACAGTTTTACATAACATTCCGTATATGGGAGATGAAGTGCTTGACCAGGATGGTACCTTTATTGAAGAACTGATCAAGAACTATGATGGGAAAGTGCATGGAGACAGAG AATGTGGATTTATCAATGATGAAATATTTGTTGAGCTGGTCAATGCACTTGGTCAATAtagtgatgatgaagatgatgatgagggAGATGACAATCCTGATGAAAGAGATGACAAGCAAAAAGATCGGGAAGGTAACAGGATGG agaaagaaagccACCCACCTCGGAGATTTCCTTCTGACAAGATATTTGAAGCCATTTCCTCGATGTTTCCAGACAAGGGTACAGCAGAAGAATTGAAAGAGAA ataCAAAGAACTCACTGAGCAGCAGCTTCCTGGAGCTCTTCCTCCTGAGTGCACACCAAACATAGATGGACCAAATGCTAAATCTGTTCAGAGGGAGCAAAGTCTACACTCTTTTCACACACTCTTCTGTAGACGCTGTTTTAAATATGATTGCTTCTTACATC CATTCCATGCAACTCCTAATACTTATAAACGAAAGAATACAGAAACAGCATTAGATAATAAACCTTGTGGACCGCACTGTTACCAACATCTG GAAGGTGCAAAGGAGTTTGCAGCTGCCTTGACTGCTGAGCGTATAAAGACACCACCAAAGCGCCCAGGTGGCCGCCGAAGGGGAAGACTTCCAAACAACACCAGCAGACCCAGCACGCCAACAATAAATGTATTAGAATCAAAAGACACAGATAGTGATAGAGAAGCTGGAACTGAAACTGGAGGAGAAAACAAtgataaagaagaagaagaaaagaaagatgaaacatCCAGTTCCTCTG AAGCAAATTCTAGGTGTCAGACACCGATAAAGATGAAGCCAAATATTGAGCCTCCGGAGAATGTGGAATGGAGTGGTGCAGAAGCCTCAATGTTTAGAGTTCTTATTGGTACCTACTATGACAACTTCTGTGCAATTGCCAGACTGATTGGGACCAAAACATGCAGGCAG GTGTATGAGTTTAGAGTAAAGGAATCTAGTATTATTGCTCCAGTCCCTGCTGAAGATGTTGATACTcctcccagaaagaagaaaaggaaacacag GTTGTGGGCTGCTCATTGCAGAAAGATACAGCTGAAAAAGG ATGGGTCGTCGAATCACGTTTACAACTATCAGCCATGTGATCATCCACGTCAGCCTTGTGATAGCTCATGCCCATGTGTAATTGCGCAAAACTTCTGTGAGAAGTTTTGTCAGTGCAGCTCAGAAT GCCAAAACAGGTTTCCTGGATGTCGTTGTAAAGCACAGTGCAACACTAAGCAGTGTCCATGTTACCTAGCTGTACGGGAATGTGATCCTGACCTGTGTTTAACATGTGGAGCAGCCGACCACTGGGACAGCAAAAATGTGTCTTGCAAGAACTGCAGCATTCAGAGAGGATCCAAAAAA CACTTGCTATTGGCACCTTCAGATGTGGCAGGCTGGGGAATTTTCATCAAAGATCCTGTACAGAAGAATGAATTCATCTCAGAGTACTGTGGTGAG ATTATTTCTCAGGATGAAGcagacagaagaggaaaagtaTATGACAAATACATGTGCAGCTTTCTGTTTAACTTGAATAATG ATTTTGTGGTTGATGCAACACGCAAGGGCAACAAAATTAGATTTGCAAACCATTCAGTAAATCCCAACTGCTATGCAAAAG ttaTGATGGTTAATGGCGATCACAGAATAGGAATATTTGCTAAAAGAGCCATTCAGACTGGTGAAGAACTGTTCTTTGACTACAG atataGCCAAGCTGACGCCCTTAAGTATGTGGGcattgaaagagaaatggaaatccCTTGA
- the EZH2 gene encoding histone-lysine N-methyltransferase EZH2 isoform X4: protein MGQTGKKSEKGPICWRKRVKSEYMRLRQLKRFRRADEVKSMFNSNRQKIMERTEILNQEWKQRRIQPVHIMTSVSSLRGTRECSVTSDIDFPKQVIPLKTLNAVASVPIMYSWSPLQQNFMVEDETVLHNIPYMGDEVLDQDGTFIEELIKNYDGKVHGDRECGFINDEIFVELVNALGQYSDDEDDDEGDDNPDERDDKQKDREGNRMEKESHPPRRFPSDKIFEAISSMFPDKGTAEELKEKYKELTEQQLPGALPPECTPNIDGPNAKSVQREQSLHSFHTLFCRRCFKYDCFLHPFHATPNTYKRKNTETALDNKPCGPHCYQHLEGAKEFAAALTAERIKTPPKRPGGRRRGRLPNNTSRPSTPTINVLESKDTDSDREAGTETGGENNDKEEEEKKDETSSSSEANSRCQTPIKMKPNIEPPENVEWSGAEASMFRVLIGTYYDNFCAIARLIGTKTCRQVYEFRVKESSIIAPVPAEDVDTPPRKKKRKHRLWAAHCRKIQLKKDGSSNHVYNYQPCDHPRQPCDSSCPCVIAQNFCEKFCQCSSECQNRFPGCRCKAQCNTKQCPCYLAVRECDPDLCLTCGAADHWDSKNVSCKNCSIQRGSKKHLLLAPSDVAGWGIFIKDPVQKNEFISEYCGEIISQDEADRRGKVYDKYMCSFLFNLNNDFVVDATRKGNKIRFANHSVNPNCYAKVMMVNGDHRIGIFAKRAIQTGEELFFDYRYSQADALKYVGIEREMEIP from the exons ATGGGTCAAACCGGAAAAAAGTCTGAGAAGGGACCAATTTGTTGGCGAAAACGTGTGAAATCAGAATATATGAGACTGAGGCAGCTCAAGAGGTTTCGACGTGCAGATGAAGTAAAG AGTATGTTTAATTCTAATCGTCAGAAGATAATGGAAAGAACTGAAATCTTAAATCAAGAATGGAAACAACGTAGGATACAGCCTGTTCACATCATGACTTCTGTGAGCTCATTGCGCGGGACCAGGGAG TGCTCTGTGACCAGTGATATAGATTTTCCAAAACAAGTCATCCCACTGAAGACTCTAAATGCTGTTGCTTCTGTGCCTATAATGTATTCTTGGTCTCCCCTTCAACAGAATTTTATG GTAGAGGATGAAACAGTTTTACATAACATTCCGTATATGGGAGATGAAGTGCTTGACCAGGATGGTACCTTTATTGAAGAACTGATCAAGAACTATGATGGGAAAGTGCATGGAGACAGAG AATGTGGATTTATCAATGATGAAATATTTGTTGAGCTGGTCAATGCACTTGGTCAATAtagtgatgatgaagatgatgatgagggAGATGACAATCCTGATGAAAGAGATGACAAGCAAAAAGATCGGGAAGGTAACAGGATGG agaaagaaagccACCCACCTCGGAGATTTCCTTCTGACAAGATATTTGAAGCCATTTCCTCGATGTTTCCAGACAAGGGTACAGCAGAAGAATTGAAAGAGAA ataCAAAGAACTCACTGAGCAGCAGCTTCCTGGAGCTCTTCCTCCTGAGTGCACACCAAACATAGATGGACCAAATGCTAAATCTGTTCAGAGGGAGCAAAGTCTACACTCTTTTCACACACTCTTCTGTAGACGCTGTTTTAAATATGATTGCTTCTTACATC CATTCCATGCAACTCCTAATACTTATAAACGAAAGAATACAGAAACAGCATTAGATAATAAACCTTGTGGACCGCACTGTTACCAACATCTG GAAGGTGCAAAGGAGTTTGCAGCTGCCTTGACTGCTGAGCGTATAAAGACACCACCAAAGCGCCCAGGTGGCCGCCGAAGGGGAAGACTTCCAAACAACACCAGCAGACCCAGCACGCCAACAATAAATGTATTAGAATCAAAAGACACAGATAGTGATAGAGAAGCTGGAACTGAAACTGGAGGAGAAAACAAtgataaagaagaagaagaaaagaaagatgaaacatCCAGTTCCTCTG AAGCAAATTCTAGGTGTCAGACACCGATAAAGATGAAGCCAAATATTGAGCCTCCGGAGAATGTGGAATGGAGTGGTGCAGAAGCCTCAATGTTTAGAGTTCTTATTGGTACCTACTATGACAACTTCTGTGCAATTGCCAGACTGATTGGGACCAAAACATGCAGGCAG GTGTATGAGTTTAGAGTAAAGGAATCTAGTATTATTGCTCCAGTCCCTGCTGAAGATGTTGATACTcctcccagaaagaagaaaaggaaacacag GTTGTGGGCTGCTCATTGCAGAAAGATACAGCTGAAAAAGG ATGGGTCGTCGAATCACGTTTACAACTATCAGCCATGTGATCATCCACGTCAGCCTTGTGATAGCTCATGCCCATGTGTAATTGCGCAAAACTTCTGTGAGAAGTTTTGTCAGTGCAGCTCAGAAT GCCAAAACAGGTTTCCTGGATGTCGTTGTAAAGCACAGTGCAACACTAAGCAGTGTCCATGTTACCTAGCTGTACGGGAATGTGATCCTGACCTGTGTTTAACATGTGGAGCAGCCGACCACTGGGACAGCAAAAATGTGTCTTGCAAGAACTGCAGCATTCAGAGAGGATCCAAAAAA CACTTGCTATTGGCACCTTCAGATGTGGCAGGCTGGGGAATTTTCATCAAAGATCCTGTACAGAAGAATGAATTCATCTCAGAGTACTGTGGTGAG ATTATTTCTCAGGATGAAGcagacagaagaggaaaagtaTATGACAAATACATGTGCAGCTTTCTGTTTAACTTGAATAATG ATTTTGTGGTTGATGCAACACGCAAGGGCAACAAAATTAGATTTGCAAACCATTCAGTAAATCCCAACTGCTATGCAAAAG ttaTGATGGTTAATGGCGATCACAGAATAGGAATATTTGCTAAAAGAGCCATTCAGACTGGTGAAGAACTGTTCTTTGACTACAG atataGCCAAGCTGACGCCCTTAAGTATGTGGGcattgaaagagaaatggaaatccCTTGA
- the EZH2 gene encoding histone-lysine N-methyltransferase EZH2 isoform X1, with protein sequence MFICGNNKASSEGIIMGQTGKKSEKGPICWRKRVKSEYMRLRQLKRFRRADEVKSMFNSNRQKIMERTEILNQEWKQRRIQPVHIMTSVSSLRGTRECSVTSDIDFPKQVIPLKTLNAVASVPIMYSWSPLQQNFMVEDETVLHNIPYMGDEVLDQDGTFIEELIKNYDGKVHGDRECGFINDEIFVELVNALGQYSDDEDDDEGDDNPDERDDKQKDREGNRMEKESHPPRRFPSDKIFEAISSMFPDKGTAEELKEKYKELTEQQLPGALPPECTPNIDGPNAKSVQREQSLHSFHTLFCRRCFKYDCFLHPFHATPNTYKRKNTETALDNKPCGPHCYQHLEGAKEFAAALTAERIKTPPKRPGGRRRGRLPNNTSRPSTPTINVLESKDTDSDREAGTETGGENNDKEEEEKKDETSSSSEANSRCQTPIKMKPNIEPPENVEWSGAEASMFRVLIGTYYDNFCAIARLIGTKTCRQVYEFRVKESSIIAPVPAEDVDTPPRKKKRKHRLWAAHCRKIQLKKDGSSNHVYNYQPCDHPRQPCDSSCPCVIAQNFCEKFCQCSSECQNRFPGCRCKAQCNTKQCPCYLAVRECDPDLCLTCGAADHWDSKNVSCKNCSIQRGSKKHLLLAPSDVAGWGIFIKDPVQKNEFISEYCGEIISQDEADRRGKVYDKYMCSFLFNLNNDFVVDATRKGNKIRFANHSVNPNCYAKVMMVNGDHRIGIFAKRAIQTGEELFFDYRYSQADALKYVGIEREMEIP encoded by the exons GATAATCATGGGTCAAACCGGAAAAAAGTCTGAGAAGGGACCAATTTGTTGGCGAAAACGTGTGAAATCAGAATATATGAGACTGAGGCAGCTCAAGAGGTTTCGACGTGCAGATGAAGTAAAG AGTATGTTTAATTCTAATCGTCAGAAGATAATGGAAAGAACTGAAATCTTAAATCAAGAATGGAAACAACGTAGGATACAGCCTGTTCACATCATGACTTCTGTGAGCTCATTGCGCGGGACCAGGGAG TGCTCTGTGACCAGTGATATAGATTTTCCAAAACAAGTCATCCCACTGAAGACTCTAAATGCTGTTGCTTCTGTGCCTATAATGTATTCTTGGTCTCCCCTTCAACAGAATTTTATG GTAGAGGATGAAACAGTTTTACATAACATTCCGTATATGGGAGATGAAGTGCTTGACCAGGATGGTACCTTTATTGAAGAACTGATCAAGAACTATGATGGGAAAGTGCATGGAGACAGAG AATGTGGATTTATCAATGATGAAATATTTGTTGAGCTGGTCAATGCACTTGGTCAATAtagtgatgatgaagatgatgatgagggAGATGACAATCCTGATGAAAGAGATGACAAGCAAAAAGATCGGGAAGGTAACAGGATGG agaaagaaagccACCCACCTCGGAGATTTCCTTCTGACAAGATATTTGAAGCCATTTCCTCGATGTTTCCAGACAAGGGTACAGCAGAAGAATTGAAAGAGAA ataCAAAGAACTCACTGAGCAGCAGCTTCCTGGAGCTCTTCCTCCTGAGTGCACACCAAACATAGATGGACCAAATGCTAAATCTGTTCAGAGGGAGCAAAGTCTACACTCTTTTCACACACTCTTCTGTAGACGCTGTTTTAAATATGATTGCTTCTTACATC CATTCCATGCAACTCCTAATACTTATAAACGAAAGAATACAGAAACAGCATTAGATAATAAACCTTGTGGACCGCACTGTTACCAACATCTG GAAGGTGCAAAGGAGTTTGCAGCTGCCTTGACTGCTGAGCGTATAAAGACACCACCAAAGCGCCCAGGTGGCCGCCGAAGGGGAAGACTTCCAAACAACACCAGCAGACCCAGCACGCCAACAATAAATGTATTAGAATCAAAAGACACAGATAGTGATAGAGAAGCTGGAACTGAAACTGGAGGAGAAAACAAtgataaagaagaagaagaaaagaaagatgaaacatCCAGTTCCTCTG AAGCAAATTCTAGGTGTCAGACACCGATAAAGATGAAGCCAAATATTGAGCCTCCGGAGAATGTGGAATGGAGTGGTGCAGAAGCCTCAATGTTTAGAGTTCTTATTGGTACCTACTATGACAACTTCTGTGCAATTGCCAGACTGATTGGGACCAAAACATGCAGGCAG GTGTATGAGTTTAGAGTAAAGGAATCTAGTATTATTGCTCCAGTCCCTGCTGAAGATGTTGATACTcctcccagaaagaagaaaaggaaacacag GTTGTGGGCTGCTCATTGCAGAAAGATACAGCTGAAAAAGG ATGGGTCGTCGAATCACGTTTACAACTATCAGCCATGTGATCATCCACGTCAGCCTTGTGATAGCTCATGCCCATGTGTAATTGCGCAAAACTTCTGTGAGAAGTTTTGTCAGTGCAGCTCAGAAT GCCAAAACAGGTTTCCTGGATGTCGTTGTAAAGCACAGTGCAACACTAAGCAGTGTCCATGTTACCTAGCTGTACGGGAATGTGATCCTGACCTGTGTTTAACATGTGGAGCAGCCGACCACTGGGACAGCAAAAATGTGTCTTGCAAGAACTGCAGCATTCAGAGAGGATCCAAAAAA CACTTGCTATTGGCACCTTCAGATGTGGCAGGCTGGGGAATTTTCATCAAAGATCCTGTACAGAAGAATGAATTCATCTCAGAGTACTGTGGTGAG ATTATTTCTCAGGATGAAGcagacagaagaggaaaagtaTATGACAAATACATGTGCAGCTTTCTGTTTAACTTGAATAATG ATTTTGTGGTTGATGCAACACGCAAGGGCAACAAAATTAGATTTGCAAACCATTCAGTAAATCCCAACTGCTATGCAAAAG ttaTGATGGTTAATGGCGATCACAGAATAGGAATATTTGCTAAAAGAGCCATTCAGACTGGTGAAGAACTGTTCTTTGACTACAG atataGCCAAGCTGACGCCCTTAAGTATGTGGGcattgaaagagaaatggaaatccCTTGA